The genomic interval CCTGTTGGCAAATTATCTGCCAAGCTTGATGAAAGAGCACCCGATAAACCGGAAATCATACCGATAAATGCCGATAGAAGTACCATAACCCACAATTTATTTGTCCATTGCCTTGCAGCAGATGCAGGTGCTACAATCATCGCAACCATCAGTATTACTCCAACTGCCTGAAGACCGATAACAATGGCGATTACAATCATAGAAAGAATCAGAATATCCAGCAATTTGATAGAAAAACCATTTGTACGGGCAAATTCTGAATCGAAAGTATGAATTTTGAATTCTTTCCAGAAAATCAACATTACTAATATGGCGAAGAGTCCAAGAACTGACATTGTCAGAACATTCTGATGTGAAATGGTAGCAGCAGAGCCGAAGATATACCCTGATAGTCCTGCTTTGTTAGGCATAGTGCTTTGTTGAATCATTGTAAGCAGGAACATACCTCCACCAAAGAATATGGCTAACATTATGCCCATAGCACTATCGCTTTTTATTCTGGAAGATGATGTGATATTAGCAACAAAGACCATCGCTACAAGTCCTGCTATTACAGCACCCAACATCAGAAGTGATTCAGATCTTGTACCAATGCCAGTAAGTGCATAAATCAGCAGGAAAATGCCTGTAATGCCGAGCAGTGCAGAATGTGCTACAACATCACCCATAAGACTTTCTTTTCTCAAAAATGCAAATGAACCAAGTGCGCCCGCAACAATTCCTAAAACTGATGAGCCAAGAGCAACATTTCGCAAAGTATAATCATTTATAATATATTCGATTATTTCAAGCATATTAGCCAAAAATCCTGCTATCTAAAATATTTGAATGACCTCCATAAGTTTCACGAATAATTTCAGGCTGAAAGATTTCATCAACCTTGCCTGATGCAATTATTTTTACATTAATTAATGCTAAATAATCGAAATAGTCTTTTACTGTCATAAGCTCGTGATGCACCGCAATTATAGTTTTTCCTTTGTTGCGAAGTTCTTTGAGAATTTGTATAATCGCTTTTTCGGTTTTGGCATCAACTCCTGCAAATGGCTCATCCATAAAATAAATATCGGCATTCTGGACTAAAGCTCTCGCCAAAAAAGTCCTTTGTTGCTGCCCACCGCTGAGTTCGTTGATTTGTCTGTTTGACAATTCTTCCATTCCGACCCTTTGCAAAGCGTCAAGAGCAGCGGCTTTTTCATTTAAGCCGGGTCTTTTTATCCAGCCTAATTTTCCGTAAGTTCCCATCATAACTACATCAAGTACAGTGGTTGGAAAGTCCCAGTCAACTGAAGTTCGCTGAGGTACATATCCTACTCTTTTCCTCTGAGATTTGTAATCTTGCCCAAATATTTTGACATTACCTGCAACTGCTTTTACAAGTCCCAGAACTGATTTGATAAGTGTGCTTTTTCCGGCACCGTTAGGACCAACTATTGCCATAAGTACTCCCTGAGGGACTTCGAGGTCTATATCCCAAAGAACAGGAGTTTCACGGTAAGCAACTGTTAAGTCATTGATTTCGAGGGCTAAATTGCTCATAATTATTTCAATGCTTCGTATATAACATCTGCATTATAAATTATTGTTCCAATAAATGTATCTGTTGGTGGATTCTGACCTAATGCATCTGAATAAAGTGGTTTTTCAGCTATTTTAATTTCCCATTTTTTGCTTTTAACTGCATTTTGAAGTGCCTGAATACCTTTTTGATTTATAATTGTCTCAATAAATGCAGATTTGACCTGATTGGCAACAACAAAATCTGATAATTGCTGAATAACTCTTATTCCGGCTTCAGAATCAGTATTCATACCAAGTACTGACATCACCTGAAAATCATAAGCTTTGGCAAAATATTGAAATGCATCGTGCTCACTGATTAATACACGTCTGTTTTGTGGAATTTCGCTATATTTGGCTTTTGCGTAATCATAAGCTTCTTTGATATCATTGATATATTTTTCACCATTTGTTTTGTAAAAATCTGCATTTTCCGGGTCTTTTTCAACTAAAACATCTATAAGCATGTTAAGTGAATAAATCCAGAGCATTGGGCTATTCCACACATGCGGGTCGTAGTCAAGAATATTCGATTTTTCGGAATTATTTATCAGTGAATCTTTTGGTATTGCTGTGCCAATTGCAAAAGCTTTGTCTTTCCCCTGACTACCTAGTATTTCTCCCATTTTTGCCTCAAGATTAAGCCCATTATATATAATCAAATCAGAACTGTTTATATTTACAATGTCTCTTGTTGTGGGTATATATGAGTGTGGGTCAATACCCGGTCCGCATATTGTAGCAACAAGTTCAATCTTGTCACCGGCAATATTATTAAGGGCATCAGTAATCATTCCCGTTGTGGATGTAACCCTTAGTTTTGAAGATTTATTGATTGGCTTATCCTGCTTATTTTCAGAACAGTTATACATCAATATTGAAAATGTTAAAATAATTATAACAGCAAAAAATTTATCACGCAACATAATAACCTTAATATTATATATAAAATTCAATTTTAATTATGTTATAACGAAAAAAACAGATATTACTTGTTAAGAATTAAATGAAATGAAAAAATATTTATTATAAATTGATTATTTGATTAATATTTCAATCAATGAAACGTTACTATCTTTTTATAAATTAA from Ignavibacteriota bacterium carries:
- a CDS encoding zinc ABC transporter substrate-binding protein, yielding MLRDKFFAVIIILTFSILMYNCSENKQDKPINKSSKLRVTSTTGMITDALNNIAGDKIELVATICGPGIDPHSYIPTTRDIVNINSSDLIIYNGLNLEAKMGEILGSQGKDKAFAIGTAIPKDSLINNSEKSNILDYDPHVWNSPMLWIYSLNMLIDVLVEKDPENADFYKTNGEKYINDIKEAYDYAKAKYSEIPQNRRVLISEHDAFQYFAKAYDFQVMSVLGMNTDSEAGIRVIQQLSDFVVANQVKSAFIETIINQKGIQALQNAVKSKKWEIKIAEKPLYSDALGQNPPTDTFIGTIIYNADVIYEALK
- a CDS encoding metal ABC transporter permease, with amino-acid sequence MANMLEIIEYIINDYTLRNVALGSSVLGIVAGALGSFAFLRKESLMGDVVAHSALLGITGIFLLIYALTGIGTRSESLLMLGAVIAGLVAMVFVANITSSSRIKSDSAMGIMLAIFFGGGMFLLTMIQQSTMPNKAGLSGYIFGSAATISHQNVLTMSVLGLFAILVMLIFWKEFKIHTFDSEFARTNGFSIKLLDILILSMIVIAIVIGLQAVGVILMVAMIVAPASAARQWTNKLWVMVLLSAFIGMISGLSGALSSSLADNLPTGPMIVLVATAIFILSVLFSPGRGILSGLIRTYKKKRRIELSLVLADLYALNLNHNPDESPGHTAKVINTMNKVNYNVGKSLLFLEKQGFVRAINDDKWILTNEGKIRAEKIMTERGSLID
- a CDS encoding metal ABC transporter ATP-binding protein — protein: MSNLALEINDLTVAYRETPVLWDIDLEVPQGVLMAIVGPNGAGKSTLIKSVLGLVKAVAGNVKIFGQDYKSQRKRVGYVPQRTSVDWDFPTTVLDVVMMGTYGKLGWIKRPGLNEKAAALDALQRVGMEELSNRQINELSGGQQQRTFLARALVQNADIYFMDEPFAGVDAKTEKAIIQILKELRNKGKTIIAVHHELMTVKDYFDYLALINVKIIASGKVDEIFQPEIIRETYGGHSNILDSRIFG